The Lytechinus pictus isolate F3 Inbred chromosome 17, Lp3.0, whole genome shotgun sequence genome contains a region encoding:
- the LOC129280616 gene encoding pancreatic triacylglycerol lipase-like has protein sequence MRQVSWTFVLVLSSCISFAFCKVCYGDLGCFNRVYFTCHYRHPESPAKIGTTFKLFTRSTTSDVGESIERSSSTISTSTFDARRRTKILIHGWKGSMKGYRWIHMKNALLLREDVNVIMVDWSLGARRRYPTSRANSRVVGRMVAKLIEALIVHGGALYADIHIIGHSLGAHIGGYAGATTSKRIGRISGLDPAGPGFGGKRVRNFCRLDKSDARFVDVIHTDGELIAMGGLGLMDELGHQDFYPNGGTDMPNCYFSILCDHMKAIDYYTESISNKTSCRFRPTTCAPKWDDYKNDRRTRDCSDSDMDCPDMGYTASPDDVEGVFYLKTNKYSPFCRG, from the exons ATGAGACAAGTGTCGTGGACTTTCGTGCTGGTTTTGTCATCATGCATTAGCTTTG CTTTTTGTAAAGTATGCTACGGTGATCTGGGTTGTTTCAACCGTGTATATTTTACCTGTCACTATCGTCACCCTGAATCACCGGCAAAGATCGGGACGACATTCAAACTCTTTACCCGCTCGACGACCAGCGACGTAGGAGAATCGATAGAGAGGTCGTCTTCAACGATTTCGACGTCGACATTCGATGCGAGGAGGAGAACGAAGATACTTATACATGGCTGGAAGGGGAGTATGAAAGGATATAGGTGGATTCATATGAAAAACGCTCTGTTATTAAGG gAAGACGTCAATGTGATCATGGTTGACTGGTCGTTGGGTGCCAGGAGACGGTATCCGACATCGAGGGCCAACTCCCGCGTGGTCGGCCGCATGGTCGCCAAACTTATCGAAGCTCTCATTGTACACGGCGGGGCGCTCTATGCCGATATACACATTATCGGTCACAGTCTAGGCGCCCATATTGGGGGCTATGCAGGAGCTACTACGTCTAAAAGAATTGGACGAATATCAG GTTTGGATCCTGCCGGTCCAGGATTTGGCGGGAAGCGTGTGAGGAACTTCTGTCGTCTGGACAAATCAGATGCAAGGTTTGTTGACGTCATACACACAGACGGTGAATTGATCGCAATGGGAGGACTTGGGCTCATGGATGAG CTTGGTCATCAGGATTTTTACCCTAACGGAGGAACAGACATGCCTAACTGTTATTTCAGCATTCTTTGTGATCACATGAAAGCAATAGATTACTATACAGAGAGTATCTCCAACAAGACCTCATGTAGGTTCAGACCAACTACCTGTGCGCCAAAATGGGACGACTATAAAAACGATAGACGAACTCGCGATTGCAGTGATTCAGACATGGATTGTCCTGATATGGGGTACACTGCCAGTCCAGATGACGTTGAGGGCGTATTTTATCTGAAAACAAATAAGTATTCGCCTTTTTGTCGCGGGTGA